In the genome of Phragmites australis chromosome 9, lpPhrAust1.1, whole genome shotgun sequence, the window ACAGTAAAACCATCCGTTTGACCATTCACTAGTATAAAATCACTAAATTCAGTCGGTTCAAATAGAGTGATCCTAATCGGTTTTCCGAATCCGACCCTAGAAATAAACAGTTATCACAATCGGTTCTTCTCTCGAACCGTTGGACATGGCTGTGGAGCCAAGAACCGACTGTGATTTCATGCTTCATGGATCGATCAGACTGTGTTCGTCACAGCTTTACCTGGCTGAAGTACTTGGCCGGCGCGGCGAGGCACAGCACGGTCTCTTGCAGGGTCTCGTCCTTGCCAAGATCCTCCTCGATGTGCTTGCCGTGCATCTCCTTGTAGTACTTGAAGGTCTCCACGAGGTGGGGCTTGCTCCTGGTGGTGAGGATCCTGACCACCTCGTCGTTCTCCAGCAGCTTCCCCgcgacgccgccggcgctcctcacCGCCACGCCGAGCGCCTTGGCCTCCGCCCTCGCCACCTCATCGTTCACCCTCGGCCCCTCGTACCGGTACGCGCTCACGAGCCCCACCAGCAGCTGCACATTTGCAATTCACATCAGGAGCTTAGCTTTGTTGCCAGAGCAGCATGATCACTGCTAGAAGTGCTTACGTTGCAGTAGGGCTTGTCCCTGGCGCAGTAGGCGACGTCCTCCTCGAGGGAGTGGTGGAAGAGCGCCTGGTACGCCCGGCGCGCGCCCAGCAGCTCCTCGGCGGACCTCGTGCAGGCGACCTCCACGACGATGGCAGCCGGGTGCGCCTGGTGCAGCACGTGGTGCGCCAGCCGCGCGTCGCGCTCCCACGGGTGCATCGCCCACAGCACCATCAGGTTCTTGAACCGCGCAAACTCGGCGGCGAGGTGCAGCATGTACCCCTCCTCGCACCGGTCGATGTCGCCGTGGCTCTTGAAGAAGCCCGGGAAGCTCTTCCGGAAACCCGACCGCTTCTCCGGCTGCTGGCGCCACCGCGCCAGCGCCGACACCATTGTTGGCTCGTCCACGCCCAGGCCTCCCAGCCCTTCATTTTAATGAAACAAAATCCACAGAAAATTCTAagcaacgacgacgacgacgacaacacAAAGATAACAGCAGAACGATCATGTCTAGATGCACGACTGAATGATGCAAACCTGAGAAGGCCCTGGTGAGTTGGTGGACTTCGTCAGCCATTGGCGGATTCTCAACCAAACAATAACCAAGATGGGAGGAGAGGAGACGACGATTGAGGAACAGAGGATTGCTGTGGGCTCTGGCttgcttctcgagttcttgcgGATGATCTTTATACTGCAAAGTGTCTGGTTGGAAGCCAATTATACATGGGCGATGCTGGCATTTCGATTTGTTTAGATATAAATCTCCTCCGGCTAATTAAGAAAGGTTCGTCATTAGTGTACACATGTGTAGGTAGGTATGTGCTTATGCATTAATCTAGATGTGTCCCCGTTGAAATGGGAAGGCAGAGAAAAAGAAACCAATTGACAGCTCAGAATCAGGGACCCAGCGATCGGTTGGTGCGTGCGTGGCATTGGCGTCGTGGAACACGGGGAGGGACGTTGGGGTGGTGTGAATCTGTCTGTTTGAGAGGATGACCACAACAATGCAACGCCTGTATAGGCGTATAGCTGAGCCCTCTCTTGATTATCAAGCTGAAGTCACATCGTACTGAATTCTTAAGGTTTAGCTGGTGTAAATATAGAGGGATATTACACAAACTTCACTTCTTTCATTCTTTTGGTGCAAGGAACTTCATTTACATTGTATTTTTCGCCTTTGGAAATTCAACAAATGTCGAGAAAAGAAAGATGATTTGGAGAGTAAAGACTCATTGACAATTTCCTGTCATGAGAAAATACAGTAAAGCATGCCCAATACTTCAATTCTTGTCCGAAGCAAAATGTACATGTGAGATGTGACCAATTCAAGAACTTGTAAGAAAGGTAGGGGTTTAAGTTCGTTGCCTATTCAAATTTGAGATCAGCCGGATGCAATAACTCACCTAACATTTCCAGCTAAGTAATGCTCAGAGCAAACTTAAATTCATGAGAAGCTTATCATATCCAGATAACTGATAGCAAGAAGGATATTCATGATTTAGAAACTTATAGCAGATCTTATCATGGATATGCAAGAGCAAGTCACATGAACAGGCCAAAGTATGTCTCCAAATAATTAATGCAAACTGCGCCAATCATTGGTAAGAAACATGTACCATTTTCAGTTCTAGCTGATGAGCCGAATTGTTGTTACGCAAGTTGATTTGTTTGAATGCTATTGTTTGATCTTTATGTATTCTTCCATTCAATTTGATAAATTAAAATTTCTGATGTACTGAATGACTCTATTTCCTATTTCACTAGAATAAAAATGGAACTTGGTTTCGATCCTGTTCTTCTGCTAAAAAGTATATTTTACTTGCTTAAAAAAATGTTTCCTTCAGAAGGAATTATTTATCTAAATTGGCTACTTGCAGAATTACTAGAGGCTTTCTGCTGGATTGAGAACACTACTTTTTACTATATTCCAAGGGTTGAGTTACTGGCAAAAGTCATTGGACTTTGTTTTTCTGAAAGACTGAGCAAAACCATCGAATTAATAAAAATGGTGTACAAGCAGCAAAGCCAACACTCCACGGGTTGTCATATCGTTGTCACcagcattgtcatttatttcaTCAAATCATGGATGGTTTATGTCTTATTCATGTAAGGCTGTTTGTTATATTCCCTTAAATACGAACACAGGAAGGGTTGTTTCCTAAGAAAGTTTTAAGAGGAAAACAAGCATCCACCCCATTGTGCCTTCCTGTCTTTGGCATATTGATACCAAATCATGCACATTTCCATTCCATTTTAGCATTGGCCATGCTGGCCTGAACAACAAGATTTAGTTTAAAATGACATGATATTTGAGTAAAACAGGAGACAAGTATGCTTTACTGCATTCTCCAACCCAATTATACACAACACAAATCATGCTAGAGATCACTCTATGTAGTCTTAATTGTTCACACTACTGTCGCCTTGGAAAGTAAAGATGTGAAAAGGACTCCTTTGCCAGAAACTTCTGACACGATCAGAAGCGCAAGATCACTTATCCAACGTGACACGCATGAACTGTCATGGATGAGTAGTATCCATCCCATTGTACGTTTTTGGGGGACAATGGAGGTTGATGTCTCCTTCAATCATGGAGGGAAATGTCAGGCATGGGAAACGAATAGATGATCAGTGACATGTGAACAAACAGATCATCAATCATTTTGGAAATGCAAGTCTGAGGAGTTTGATCCGTTTGCACAGGAAAACACTGATCATTTGCCACATAGCTAGCTTATGCATTTCACCAATGACCAGTGGTTGATTATTTATTGTCATGTCAATGACCCAGCTATGGGTTGATAGGCATCTTTGCAATAGTATccatctaatttatttatttgtatatttttgtCCGCAACTTTGAGTTGAAAACCATTAGCCGGATGCGTGTGATCCGCAAGAACATTATTTTTCTCAACATGCTCAGCAGGAGGCTGTATAATCAACTTCAACATTGCCAACTGTCCTTTCgatcgttttttttttgggttgaaAATAGTTTCTCAcaccattatctaaaaaaaaatagtttctcaCACAGCTGTCTGAAAACTAGTGggaggaaaaaagaagagatgaaCCTGATCAGTTCTTGCTGGTAAGATTCTTGCATGCAGTTCCTATATATTGGAAAAGGACTTGAAAAGTGAAGAGGAAAAGATGACTAAACAGTGTGCGTGTGTCACATGGAGAGCAAAAAATTTGATATGCTGAAAGAACTGTGGTATGAAACGTGCAAGCCACTCCAGACATTGGAAGGTTCTTAATTTCTTTTATCATATAACCCATAATATATTCCTTCATGTATTACatgggata includes:
- the LOC133928796 gene encoding annexin D4-like, coding for MADEVHQLTRAFSGLGGLGVDEPTMVSALARWRQQPEKRSGFRKSFPGFFKSHGDIDRCEEGYMLHLAAEFARFKNLMVLWAMHPWERDARLAHHVLHQAHPAAIVVEVACTRSAEELLGARRAYQALFHHSLEEDVAYCARDKPYCNLLVGLVSAYRYEGPRVNDEVARAEAKALGVAVRSAGGVAGKLLENDEVVRILTTRSKPHLVETFKYYKEMHGKHIEEDLGKDETLQETVLCLAAPAKYFSQVMEAGLTDGADHHAKDGLTRVAVTRSDADMDEIRAAYQEQFGAKLEEAVAAKAHGHYRDALLSLIGGK